A genome region from Triticum aestivum cultivar Chinese Spring chromosome 2B, IWGSC CS RefSeq v2.1, whole genome shotgun sequence includes the following:
- the LOC123046012 gene encoding G-type lectin S-receptor-like serine/threonine-protein kinase At2g19130: MPPLYILSLGLLLLLHIPHWRPSSAAASDTLTVGQSLAVGSKLVSRNGKFALGFFQPAASIISKSQNTTSSSWYLGIWFNKIPVFTTVWVANRDQPITGPNLNLTQLKISIDGNLVIANNDSVVWSTHIVNNRTQTSSINATTGAAVLLNSGNLALTVTESPSSSDLPLWQSFDYPTDIFLPGSMFGRNKVTSLTHQSISKKSLIDPGLGSYSIELEETKGIVLKRRNPLVVYWHWASSKTSSLSLIPILNSILDLDPRTKGLINTTYVDNNQEEYYTYTSPDESSPTFVSLDISGLIKLNVWSQANQSWQIIYTQPADPCTPAATCGPFTVCNGIAQPFCDCMMNFSQKSPLDWEFNDRTGGCIRNTPLHCNTSSNNKNITSSTDMFHSIAQVTLPYNPQSIDIANTQSDCEEACLSSCSCTAYSYNSSRCSVWHGELLSVNLNDGIDNTSEDVLYIRLAAKDLLPSLRKNKRKPNRWSGHCCKHFWFWVTNAPGVVTYLEEQIQVVWFPFIRQSR; encoded by the coding sequence ATGCCTCCCCTCTACATATTATCGCTCGGGCTTCTCCTCCTCTTGCATATTCCTCATTGGCGCCCCTCGTCCGCAGCTGCAAGCGATACCCTCACGGTGGGCCAATCTCTCGCGGTCGGCAGCAAGCTTGTCTCAAGAAACGGCAAGTTTGCGCTCGGCTTCTTTCAGCCAGCAGCAAGCATCATCAGTAAGTCCCAGAACACCACCAGCTCCAGCTGGTACCTTGGCATATGGTTCAACAAGATCCCAGTTTTTACTACTGTGTGGGTTGCTAACAGGGACCAGCCCATCACTGGCCCCAACCTCAACCTAACACAGCTCAAGATATCGAtcgatggcaatcttgtcatcgCGAACAACGATTCCGTAGTTTGGTCCACTCACATTGTCAATAATAGGACACAAACCAGCAGCATAAACGCCACTACTGGTGCTGCCGTTCTCTTGAATAGTGGAAACCTTGCTCTTACAGTCACAGAGAGCCCATCATCATCTGACCTACCGTTGTGGCAGAGCTTTGATTACCCAACAGATATTTTTCTTCCTGGTTCCATGTTTGGCCGGAACAAGGTCACCAGCTTGACTCATCAGAGCATCTCAAAGAAGAGCCTCATTGATCCGGGTCTTGGCTCATACAGCATTGAACTAGAAGAAACCAAGGGGATTGTCCTCAAGCGCCGCAACCCCTTGGTAGTGTATTGGCATTGGGCATCCTCCAAAACATCATCGTTGAGTCTTATACCAATACTCAATTCCATTCTGGATTTGGATCCACGGACCAAAGGTTTGATTAACACAACATATGTTGATAACAACCAAGAGGAGTACTACACGTACACTTCACCGGATGAATCATCCCCCACATTTGTCTCACTAGACATCTCTGGTCTGATAAAGCTGAATGTTTGGTCACAAGCCAACCAGTCTTGGCAAATTATATATACCCAGCCTGCCGATCCCTGCACTCCGGCTGCTACCTGTGGACCTTTCACAGTCTGCAACGGCATTGCACAGCCATTCTGTGACTGTATGATGAACTTCTCTCAGAAGTCACCTCTGGATTGGGAGTTTAATGATCGAACAGGAGGATGCATCAGAAATACACCGTTACACTGCAACACTAGTAGTAACAACAAAAACATCACAAGTTCAACAGACATGTTCCACTCCATTGCTCAAGTTACATTACCCTACAACCCGCAAAGCATAGACATTGCTAACACACAGAGCGATTGCGAAGAAGCTTGTCTCAGTTCTTGCTCCTGCACTGCTTATTCCTATAACAGTAGCAGATGCTCTGTCTGGCATGGGGAATTGCTTAGTGTAAATCTGAATGATGGCATTGATAATACTTCTGAAGATGTTCTTTATATTCGCCTTGCCGCCAAAGATTTGCTGCCAAGtttgagaaaaaacaaaagaaaaccaaacCGTTGGAGTGGTCACTGCTGCAAGCATTTTTGGTTTTGGGTTACTAATGCTCCTGGTGTTGTTACTTATTTGGAGGAACAAATTCAAGTGGTGTGGTTCCCCTTTATACGGCAATCAAGGTAG